In Electrophorus electricus isolate fEleEle1 chromosome 14, fEleEle1.pri, whole genome shotgun sequence, a single window of DNA contains:
- the LOC113581775 gene encoding ras-related protein Rab-5C-like, producing the protein MAGRPNGPTAGNKICQFKLVLLGESAVGKSSLVLRFVKGQFHEYQESTIGAAFLTQTVCLDDTTVKFEIWDTAGQERYHSLAPMYYRGAQAAIIVYDITNTDTFMRAKNWVKELQRQASSTIVIALAGNKADLASKRAVDFHEAQAYADDNSLLFMETSAKTAVNVNEIFMAIAKKLPKNEPQGGVGTSGRGRPGVDLQDSTPQASTGKCCGGN; encoded by the exons ATGGCAGGTCGACCCAACGGGCCAACTGCAGGGAACAAAATCTGCCAGTTCAAACTGGTGCTTCTGGGCGAGTCGGCCGTGGGCAAGTCCAGTCTGGTGCTGCGCTTCGTCAAGGGCCAGTTCCACGAGTACCAGGAAAGCACCATAGGAG CTGCATTCCTCACACAGACAGTATGCTTGGATGACACGACAGTGAAGTTTGAGATTTGGGACACAGCTGGCCAGGAGCGCTACCACAGTCTGGCCCCCATGTACTACAGAGGTGCCCAGGCTGCCATCATAGTCTACGACATCACTAACACA GACACATTCATGCGAGCGAAGAACTGGGTGAAGGAGCTGCAGAGACAGGCGAGCTCCACCATCGTCATTGCCCTGGCAGGGAACAAGGCTGACCTTGCCAGCAAGCGCGCCGTCGactttcat GAGGCCCAGGCGTACGCTGATGACAACAGCCTGCTGTTCATGGAGACGTCTGCCAAAACTGCAGTAAACGTTAATGAGATCTTCATGGCCATCg CTAAGAAACTGCCCAAGAATGAGCCTCAAGGTGGTGTTGGGACCAGTGGGCGGGGCCGGCCAGGAGTGGACCTACAAGACTCCACCCCTCAGGCCTCCACTGGCAAGTGCTGTGGtggaaattaa